A stretch of DNA from Synechococcus sp. PROS-9-1:
TTGCTCTGCAAAATGTGTCTCCCGCCCTGTTCTGGACGGTGGAGGTGTTGCAATCGCTCGTGATTGTGCTCTTCTGCACGATGCCAGATCTTCTTCTTCGCCAGCTGTCGTTATTGATGGCCTCTAGCCGGGTGCTCAGCCTGATCACCACCCTTCTGCTTGTGATCATGGTGGGCCTCTATCTGCTCAGTCTGAGCTTGCTTTCCGATGTGTTGATCTTGGCGTCTGCCACCTTGCTGGCCCGTCTGGACCTCACCCGGATCAAGGTGGTGCCTCCACCTCAGGTCATGGCCTTTTGGTTGTCGGCGTTGGTGCTTGTGGGCATCTGGTTGGGTCAGGATCTGCCGAATCCCCTTGCATCAGCTGTCGCAGCGGTCGGGACCTAATCCGAGATAGGCCCAGAGATTTCCTAGTACTTTTTTTGTGTAGAGGCGTGTTTCTGGATAGGGGATTTGCTCGATCCATAACTCGGGATCGTTCTTTAAAGCGGGGGTGACCCATTGGCTGGCGGCGCCAGGTCCTGCGTTGTAGCTCGCAATAGCCAGCACAATGTTTCCTTGCCATTGCTCGAGCAATTGCGCGAGGTAGCGCGCTCCGAGCCTTGCATTGCGTGTTGGCTCGCGCAGCTGATCCTGGCTGAGTGCACCTCCGGCTAGTTCTTCCGCTGTGGCTGGCATCAGCTGCAGCAACCCGATCGCCCCGACTGGCGAGCTAACGCCTGGGGAGAAGCGGGATTCCTGCTTGGCGATGGCCATCAGAAGTTCATTCCGGACCGTCTCCTTTTGGGATGCGGTCTCAAACACCTCCGAGAGCAGGCGCGGATGCTGGCTGCGGTGGAGGAGCTGTCGCTCTTCGCAGGTTTGATTCACCAGTCTCAAACTGGCGCGCCAAAGACGACTCAGGCCCGTCCATGCATCGCCGACGGCAACACGAAGGCGACCTTCCACGAGTTTTTTTCCTGGATTGGATGGCTGATCGGATGGGGGTTGTTGGTTCCTCCAGGTTTCCCATGCTTCCTGGGTTTGGCCGAGTCGCCAGAGACGATCAAGGAATGGATCGCCACTTTTTAATGGTTCCCAGTGCGATGGAAACGAATCACCGAGATCTGCAGAGCGAGAGGCTGATGCTTGATTGAGATCTGGAAGATCTCCCCGTCCCAGTCTCACCTCGGCGCGCCAGGTGTAATAACTCCTCGGATGGGTTTTGACCAACTTTTCCCAGATGTTTTGGGCTTGCGCTGTTTGGTCTTGCTTCGACAGTGTGAAACCCAGCCAGAACTGCTGCCTTGCGGCCAAAGGTTCAGGAAGATCTGAGCTCGGAATGGCGTTCAGCAATGTTTCTGCCGTTGTCCATTGGTCTTTTAGAAGGGCTTCGCGGGCCAAGTCCCACTGCAGTTGCCAGACCGCTGGATGGTTAGGCCAGCGTTGAAGAACGGCCATGGCATTCGCCGAGTCACCATTCGCCGAGTCACCATTCGCCCAGACACCGAGGCGCACCCGCGCTGCTGCAACATCGGCGGAGCGTTGTTGCAACGCTTGCGGCAGTGCATCCAATAGAGCGAGATCTGGTCGCAGCGGTTCGCTAAGGAGCGCTGCTGCCTTGAGCGCCGCAGGATCGTCTGGATTGCTGATGGCGAGCTCTAGCAAGTGCTGCTTTCCACGCACTTGCTGTTCAGCGGTACCTCTGAGCAGGACCTGACCAATGGCCAAGGCGCTGGCTGGAGTGGTGGGTGTGCCCTGGAGACAGGCTTCCGCTGCACGGCCATCTCCAAGGGCCGCGAGTGCTTGAACGAGCGTCAGTCGATCGTCTTGGTTCAAGCCATTGCCGCTGATCCTTTTGCAGGCTTCCCTGAGCTGCGTGGCAGCTCCTGGCCAACGGGCGCCCCAGCGGGCTAGATGCAAGGCGGCGATGGCTTGCTTGGGAGAGTCCTTTTTGGTTTCTGTTGCTGCCGCTAACGCGGCTGGATGGCCAGGTTGTTGTCGGAACAGCTCGGTGTGGAGCGCTGGCTTGGCTTGCCCGAGGTCATAACGGGCATCGGCACTAGCCGCACTTTGAGGGAACCGTTGGAGCAAGCCTTGCCAATGCTTCTGTGCCTCTGAGGGACGCCCGAGTTTTGCTGCATTTAATGCTTGCTGTTTCAACGTGACCGCAGCCAGTGGATCGATGCCCCAGCCCTGATTGGCCAGCAACCGCTGGGATCTCTCCGCCGCATCGGTGCTGCGCGCTGCGAGCAAGAGAGCTGCTTCCCTCCGTTCACTGGGATTGATCGACCAGCGATAACGGGTCCAGAGATCAGTGCTCGAAAGGGATGGTGTGAGTGGAGTGTGCAGGCGGCGCAAGACCGACTGTCCGCCGAGGACTAGCGCAATGGTGAGGATTGGAGTTCCAGCCAGAAGCAAAAGGCCACGGGTGTGTTGAACGGTCAAGCCTCGGCCAGAAACTGATGGCATTCTGTTCCGAGCGCATGGCATTGGGATGGCAAAGGGGCAAGGGACTCGGCGCCCAGGGAACGAGCAACGCCGTCGCTGTGCAATTGCCGCTGGCCTGGCTTTGTTGGTCTGGGGATTGCGTTGGCTGTGGCCCCTTCAATTCGTGCCTGGCTGGCTGGTTGCAGGGCTGTTGGCTTGGGCGTTGCTGGAAGTAGCAGGGCTGTTGCTCGCCCCGCGACGTTGGCGTTAGAACCAGCGGTCCGGCTTAAGATTGAGTTCATATTTGAGTCGCCATGGCTGAAGCTGCCATCCATCCGTTGGGGCATCTCCCGAAGCCATCGCAGATCAGCTTTGGAACGGACGGCTTGCGTGGTCGGGTGGACACCATGCTCACTCCGGCTTTGGCCCTTCAGGTTGGGTACTGGTGTGGACGCGTGCTTCAGGCCGAGGGGCCTGTGCTGATTGGCATGGATTCGCGCAGCAGCGGCAGCATGTTGGTCGCGGCACTCACCGCTGGCCTCACGGCTTCTGGCCGCGAGGTGTGGACCTTGGGACTCTGTCCCACTCCGGCCGTGCCCGGTTTGATTCGCCGCTACTCAGCGGCTGGTGGCTTGATGGTCTCGGCGAGTCACAACCCTCCGGAAGATAATGGGATCAAAGTGTTTGGCGCCACTGGCAGCAAGCTGTCCCCTGAACGTCAGCAGGCGATTGAAGCCGGCCTTTGTGGTGGAAACGGGGCTGGGATTGCGTTGCCGGCATCTGGAGTGGCACGCCATCGCCCTGAACTTCTTGACGACTACCGCGCGAGCTTGTTGTCCAGCGTTGGGCAGCTCCGACTCGATGGTTTGCCCATTGTTCTGGATCTCTGCTGGGGGTCGGCAACAGCCTGCGGCGCAGAGGTGTTTTCTGCTCTTGGCGCCGATCTCACGGTGTTGCACGGTGATCCGGATGGAACCAAGATCAATGTGAATTGCGGATCAACCCACCTTGAGCCGTTGCGCCGAGCGGTGATCGAGAAGGGCGCCGCCATGGGCTTTGGCTTTGATGGGGATGCCGATCGCATGTTGGCGATTGATGGCCAAGGACGTGTGGTGGATGGCGACCATGTCCTTTTTCTCTGGGGGTCGGTCTTGCAGGAGCAGGGACAGCTGCCGGATCAGCGCTTGGTGGCCACGGTGATGTCGAATTTGGGTTTTGAGCGGGCTTGGCAGGCGCGTGGTGGTCTCTTGGACCGGACACCGGTTGGTGACCAGCATGTGCATGCTGAGATGGTCCGCACGGGGGCAGCCCTTGGCGGCGAGCAATCGGGTCACATCCTTTCCTCCTCCCATGGTTTGGCCGGTGATGGTGTCTTAACGGCTCTTCAGCTCGCAAGCCTCTGCCATGCCCAGCAGCTCTCCTTAGCCGAATGGGTGGATCAGAGCTTTCAGGCCTATCCCCAAAAACTGGTGAATGTGCGCGTCGAGAATCGCGAGCGCAGAAAGGGTTGGGCGGAGTGTGCTCCTCTTTATTCCCTGGTTCAAGAGGCGGAGGCTTCGATGGCTGAAGACGGGCGCGTGCTTGTGCGGGCGAGTGGGACAGAACCACTGCTACGCGTGATGGTTGAGGCTGCCGATCAAGCGGTGGTCGATCACTGGACCTCCCGCTTGGCCGCAGCAGCAGAACAGCATCTCAATGCGTCTTGATCAGCGCCTCTTGATCAGCAGCTTTCGAGAGCCAGCGTGAGCGCTCCATCGCAGGCGTCACCATTCCGGTCGTCCCAGCGCGCATCGACCTGGCGACGCAGTAGGGATGTATCCACGGCTTGTTGAAGGGGCGCCAGATTTAGGAGTGCCCCACCTCTGGCGCAGAGCACGGGCTTGGTGAGCCCCAGGGATGACGCCACGGCTTGAACAGCTTCTGCAAGGGCATTGCCGGAGCGGTCGAGAATGGCCGCGGCTTCAACATTGCCTGCTTCAGCGGCGGCGGAGACGAGCGGTGCTAATTGGGCGAGCTGGGCTGGTTGGTAATCGGGCTGCACAACGAAGGCCTTGATCTCTGCGGCTGTGCGGCAACCAAGGACTTGCCACAATTGGTTGCGCAGTGGTCCGTCTGGGAGTCGGCCATCGGCCATACGCAGGCTGAGCTGGAGCCCCTGATGGCCGAGATCAAAGGCAGCTCCTGCTCCATCCAGTTGCCATCCCCAACCGCCACAACGCTGTTCAAGCCCGTTGTCGTTGCGTCCAACCACAATCATCCCTGTGCCGCTGATCAGCACAATGCCGGCATCGTTGGGGAATGCTCCGCGCAGGGCTGTGCGTTCGTCGCCAGTGGCGACGCAGTGCTCTGTTGGTAGCTCAAGACTGGCTGCAAGCAGGTCTCTAGCGCGGTTCTGAAGCGCGGTGCCCTGCTCCACTCCGCTGGCCCCAACGGCCGCAGCGGTGATCTCCAGCCCGCTGGGATTGGCGGCCTGCAGGCTGCTGCGAATGGCCTCCATGAACCGCGTTTCGCCTCCGGCGGCTTGGAGGTGGCTGACGCCACTGCCCTGGCCCTCGCCTAGCGGTTGCCAGTTCCCGTTGTGCCAACGGCTCAGCTTGCAGCGGCAATGGGTTTGGCCAGCATCGAAACCAACCAAGATCAGTGCATCACTCATCGGTCGATACTCATGGGTCGGTCTGGGTGGTCTGGTGGGCCTGACTCAGGGTTGCCAGGCAAAACCAACCGATGATTTGCACTTCTGGTCGGAAGAAAATGGTGTCTGTGGCACCTTGGATGACCAGCCCGGCGATGGCGGCCAGGCACCCCAGCCAGGGCAATGCCAGATCAGCCGTTGAGCGCAGAGCTCTGAGGCCGTTGCGAACACTGGCTCCAGCCAACCCGAGCACGGCGATCAGGCCTGGAATGCCTGTTTCCACAAGCAGCTCGAGGGGAACGGAATAGGCGCTCAGGGCATTGAACTTGGGCTGTTGATACAGGGGATAAATGGCATTAAATGCAGCGTTGCCTGGCCCGATGCCGAGCCAGGGGCGGTCTTGAATCATTTCGACTGCGGCCAACCACACGTTGATGCGGAAGTTGTTGGAGCTATCGCCTCGTCCAGCCAGGAGGCTGGCGACCCGCGTACGGATGGGATCCACCTGCGTGACCGCGATCGCCAAGGCCACACCAGCCAGCACCAGCAGGGCGATGGGGACGAGACGTCGCCATAGTTTTGGCCAGCTGCGGATGGCACGCAGCACGAGCAGCAGGACCAGCACACCAAGGGCCGCGAGCATGCCCAGCCAACCCCCGCGGCTGTAGCTGAACATGGTGGCCGTTGCTCCCAACACCAGGGCAACAGCTGCATAACAGCGTGCCCCCCAGCCCCGCCAGCGGATCAAGGCAACGAACGCCAACGGCAGAATTGGCACCAGATATCCCGCCAGCAGATTGGGGTTGCCAAGGGGCCCGTAGATCCTGATCGTGCCTGCCGATACCGAGTTGGGATCGGCCCAGAGTGCAAGCTCCTCGGTGGGTCCGTAGAGCTGGCGCAAGGCCATCACACTGCTGAGCACTTCGCCGCCCAGCATCGCGGCCACGAGGCGGTCCCACCATTCGGGGCGATCGGCCAGCAGCTGTCGCATCAAGGCATACACGCCGAGGTAGCTGAGCAGCTTGATCAGGCCTTTCGCTGCTGCGGTTGGAACAGGGGAGAACCCCGTAGCGAGCACGGCGATGCCAAGAAACACGAGCACCAAGGCGCTGATCGCACCGATTCGCTTGGGTTGACTCACGCTGGACCAGAGGATCCATAGCGCTCCGCAGGCCAGAACCACAAGGCCCAGCCCCGTTCGCGTGAGGAAGGGAAGTCCTGCGAGAAGAACCATGAGCAGGATGCTTGCCCACCAGGTCAGGCGCTGGCGCTGCTGATCAGTAGCGGGAAGCAGGCCTTGCCAGCGCAGCAACAGGGGTGGTGGGGCCGGAGCCTCAGCCATGAGGTGTGGGTGCAGCGTCCTTGGAATTATCAACCTGTTGCCAAGCCATCTCCAGATCCCTTAATGCTGGAAGTGGGGCATCAGTGCGCTCAAACAGCACGCGATAGGTGGGTTGTCCCTGCTCATGGACATAGCGCTCCCGTTCCGTTGCTACCGGCAATGGGTTGTCGGTTCGCCATGGCCGTTGATCGTCTTTGGGGCGTGCAAAGCAGTTTGAGAGTTCCACCAGGGCCACCATTGGTTCGATGACGGCCAACACATCGCTTTGTAGAAAGAGGTGTCGGCCGGGATGGAGCCCTGAGGCGATCGAGAGCAACAGGGCGGGTTGCAGCACGCGGCGCTTGCGATGGCGCTGTTTGAACCAGGGATCTGGAAACTGAATGCTGACCAGCTGCAACTGGTCTGCTGGCAACGCTCCTATCCAAGCTTCAAGGCTGATGTTGGCATTGCAAAATAAAAAATGAAGGTTGTGCTGTTGCTGTCGGTCGCGATCGCGTTGGGCTGCTTGCACCAGGGGCAGGCGGATCTCAACTCCGAGATGGTTTCGCTCGGGTTGCAACGCCGCCAACTCCAACAGAAAAAAGCCTCGAGCGCAGCCAATATCGAGATGGATTGGAAGGTGGGGATGCTCAAACAGCTGCTGCGGCGCAGGTAGTTCCAGCGGCAACTGAAAAAAGCGGCTGAGGGGATTGACGTGCTGGCGCATCAGTCCTCAGCTGACGCAATAAGAGGTGCGTGGCGGAGCAAACCCCAGCAAGCGGTGTACCCATGCAGGTAAGTGGTGTTGCTTAAGGGGCCGATCTCGCCATTGCAGAACGCGCCGGCGATTGGCAGATCGGGCAGAACGTCGCGGGCGATCGAAACATCACCATTTGCTTCTCCGAACAGCCCGCTGCCGCGGCCGAGGCAGGCAAACAGGAGGCCACAGAGAGGTGGTGGAAAGGGGCAGCGTTCTTGGCTTGCCTCCAGCAGCTGGCGTGCCTCCAGCCTTGACGATTGCGCTTCTCGGAGCTGAAACTGCACGTGCTGGCCTGGACGCACCCGCTCAGCCACGGCGACTGCACCATTGCGTGGGTCGACGCCAATGAGATTGCGGACCAAGAAATCGCTGGGGCACTCCTGCATCAGATTGCGGCGTTCCACCCCGAGGAAGAGGGAGTGCTGCACCAGCTCTCTGTCCTCCGCATTGAGATCGGCGAGGATGCGCTGCAAGCAGGCCACAGGCGTGTCGCGACGATCGCCATCGCTGAGTTCCAGCAGGACGTTGCGTTGGGCTTGCTCAATCGCAAACACGGGACCAATCGGTCGGCATCCCTGGGCAACGACTGGATCAAGAACCCAGTCGCCGCCGATGCTCACTCCAGCGGCACCGTTAATGATCTGACCATCGAAGAGCAGCGAGCCATGACTGGCGTTATGGGGTGCGGCAATTCCACCGATGATCGCTGCGTTGGGATAGGCGTAATCCAGCCCACTGATCAGGTCATTGATCGCTCCACAACTGGGATCGATGAACAGCAGAAGAGATCGGCTGTCTGCTGGGTCAACGCTGACCCAGTCCTGCCAGTTTTGAACCGGTCCATCGAGATCCGGAAGAGACTCGGTGTCCAGTTGAAACGGCTTCAGCTGAGCTCCGGGGAGATTTAAGAGGGTGATGCTGAGTGCCGTGGTCTGTTCCAGCTCTTGCGATCGTCCGGCGCTATCGGTTCCAACAACGCCGCCCCCTACGAAGCCGATCCAGTGTTCTGCCTGCAGTCGCTGGCTGAGAAGCGGAAGCAACCGCGGCAGATCGCTAGCGAATTGGCTGGAAACAAACACCAGGGCTAAATCGCCTTTTTCCGAGCCGAGTTGATTGGTGACATCTTTCGTTGCCTCTTCCAAAGAGGCACAGCCACTGAGTGCAGTGCGGCACTTGGCCTGGGTTCCGGAGCCTCGGAACCAATCGAGGGGGTTGAACGGAACCATGTATTGGACCCTACCAATCTTGAGGGCTAGGTCGATGGCATCGATAATGGCTCCAACTCGAACCTGCCTGGTGCCTGATCTCCCTTACCGCAGTTTGGTTTGGCTTACCTATCGCTTAGGTGCAACCTTTGCCCTCGGTGTTCCGCTTGTTCTGCTGGTCTGGGCAGGGGTTCGGCGTGAGCCAGCCTTGGTGCGACTGCTGGGTCTGTATTGGAAGGTGGCAAGCCTGTTGCCCATCAGTGTGTTGCTGCTCACCGATCGGCGTCCGATCGGATATGTGATGGCCTTCATTGCACCCGTACTGATGGCGGTTTCGGTGTGGTTCTGGGTGGATCTCAATGAAGAATTGGCCGACAGTGCTCCCGGTAGTGCACTTCCGCTAACCGTTCGGATCTGGCGCTGGGCTCTCAGCGGATTCGCCTTGCTTGCGGCGGGGTTGTCGGCAACAGCGTTGCGCTGTGCAGACCAGCTGAGCGGTGCTGAGTGCCTGGCCTGGTTGGAAGGACCCCAGGGATTGCATCGTGTAGCGGAGCGTTTGTTTGACTTCGTCTTTGGGGGGCAGTGGAGTGAGGCGGTGGCCGCATTCATCGGCTACGTGGCTTTAGTGGCGTATGTGGTGGGGCTCCTCCAGTGGCTCCTGGTGCGCCTGCCGCGGCAGGGGCGGGTGGCTGGTGAATTCTGATTCGTTGTTGCCGGCTCTTGAAGCGATCAGTCGTGATCGTCCCGATCGGGTGTTGCGATTGAGAGGAATGGTGCAGTCCGCTGAAGGTGCGGAAGAAGCACTGGAAGTGTTGATTTTTCGAGGTTTCAGCAGCTGTACCACCCATCCCACGGATTTCGATCCGGACCGAACCGTGCTTCCTGATGGTGCGACGATCCAAACCGCTGAATTGCTGCGCGGCCCACTCAACCCTCAACAGGAGGAGCTGCTGATCGGGCCCCTTCCTCCTGAGCAATTGAGCAAAGCAGAACGCTGGATTTAACTCCTAGCGCCGTTCCAGTACGGACACGCATCGACCGCACAAGCTGGGGTGATCACTGTGCTGACCGATGTCGCTTTCATAGTGCCAACAGCGCTCACACTTCTCTCCTCGAGATAGGGCCACTTCGATGACGGCGAGCTCGTTGTCATCACTGGCCAGCAATTCGGCCCAGGGCTCGCCTCCAATCTGCAACTGGGAGACGAGTAGCCAGTCGCGAAGGCCATCCACCTCTTGCTCCCCCTTGCTTTGGAGCCAGTGGAGGGCGTCTTGAAGCGTGGAGGTGCGCGCTTCGATGCGGACGGCCGCTTCAAGCGATGCTCCGAGCTTGCGCTTGCTTCGGCATTCTTCCAGCACTTTGTTCACCGCTGCGCGCAGCTCGCGAAGCTCCTGCATGGGGGCTTGAAGGCTTTCATCGCGCCACTCCTCTGGCACGGAGGGCCAGCCACTCAGAAACACCGACTCAGTCCCGGTGGGATAGGGGATGTTCTGCCAGATGTCTTCCGCCATGTGGCAGAGCACGGGGGCGATGGCCGCGGCCAG
This window harbors:
- a CDS encoding BadF/BadG/BcrA/BcrD ATPase family protein; the protein is MSDALILVGFDAGQTHCRCKLSRWHNGNWQPLGEGQGSGVSHLQAAGGETRFMEAIRSSLQAANPSGLEITAAAVGASGVEQGTALQNRARDLLAASLELPTEHCVATGDERTALRGAFPNDAGIVLISGTGMIVVGRNDNGLEQRCGGWGWQLDGAGAAFDLGHQGLQLSLRMADGRLPDGPLRNQLWQVLGCRTAAEIKAFVVQPDYQPAQLAQLAPLVSAAAEAGNVEAAAILDRSGNALAEAVQAVASSLGLTKPVLCARGGALLNLAPLQQAVDTSLLRRQVDARWDDRNGDACDGALTLALESC
- a CDS encoding DUF3177 family protein is translated as MPDLPYRSLVWLTYRLGATFALGVPLVLLVWAGVRREPALVRLLGLYWKVASLLPISVLLLTDRRPIGYVMAFIAPVLMAVSVWFWVDLNEELADSAPGSALPLTVRIWRWALSGFALLAAGLSATALRCADQLSGAECLAWLEGPQGLHRVAERLFDFVFGGQWSEAVAAFIGYVALVAYVVGLLQWLLVRLPRQGRVAGEF
- a CDS encoding IctB family putative bicarbonate transporter, translating into MAEAPAPPPLLLRWQGLLPATDQQRQRLTWWASILLMVLLAGLPFLTRTGLGLVVLACGALWILWSSVSQPKRIGAISALVLVFLGIAVLATGFSPVPTAAAKGLIKLLSYLGVYALMRQLLADRPEWWDRLVAAMLGGEVLSSVMALRQLYGPTEELALWADPNSVSAGTIRIYGPLGNPNLLAGYLVPILPLAFVALIRWRGWGARCYAAVALVLGATATMFSYSRGGWLGMLAALGVLVLLLVLRAIRSWPKLWRRLVPIALLVLAGVALAIAVTQVDPIRTRVASLLAGRGDSSNNFRINVWLAAVEMIQDRPWLGIGPGNAAFNAIYPLYQQPKFNALSAYSVPLELLVETGIPGLIAVLGLAGASVRNGLRALRSTADLALPWLGCLAAIAGLVIQGATDTIFFRPEVQIIGWFCLATLSQAHQTTQTDP
- the glmM gene encoding phosphoglucosamine mutase, with the translated sequence MAEAAIHPLGHLPKPSQISFGTDGLRGRVDTMLTPALALQVGYWCGRVLQAEGPVLIGMDSRSSGSMLVAALTAGLTASGREVWTLGLCPTPAVPGLIRRYSAAGGLMVSASHNPPEDNGIKVFGATGSKLSPERQQAIEAGLCGGNGAGIALPASGVARHRPELLDDYRASLLSSVGQLRLDGLPIVLDLCWGSATACGAEVFSALGADLTVLHGDPDGTKINVNCGSTHLEPLRRAVIEKGAAMGFGFDGDADRMLAIDGQGRVVDGDHVLFLWGSVLQEQGQLPDQRLVATVMSNLGFERAWQARGGLLDRTPVGDQHVHAEMVRTGAALGGEQSGHILSSSHGLAGDGVLTALQLASLCHAQQLSLAEWVDQSFQAYPQKLVNVRVENRERRKGWAECAPLYSLVQEAEASMAEDGRVLVRASGTEPLLRVMVEAADQAVVDHWTSRLAAAAEQHLNAS
- a CDS encoding FIST N-terminal domain-containing protein; this encodes MVPFNPLDWFRGSGTQAKCRTALSGCASLEEATKDVTNQLGSEKGDLALVFVSSQFASDLPRLLPLLSQRLQAEHWIGFVGGGVVGTDSAGRSQELEQTTALSITLLNLPGAQLKPFQLDTESLPDLDGPVQNWQDWVSVDPADSRSLLLFIDPSCGAINDLISGLDYAYPNAAIIGGIAAPHNASHGSLLFDGQIINGAAGVSIGGDWVLDPVVAQGCRPIGPVFAIEQAQRNVLLELSDGDRRDTPVACLQRILADLNAEDRELVQHSLFLGVERRNLMQECPSDFLVRNLIGVDPRNGAVAVAERVRPGQHVQFQLREAQSSRLEARQLLEASQERCPFPPPLCGLLFACLGRGSGLFGEANGDVSIARDVLPDLPIAGAFCNGEIGPLSNTTYLHGYTACWGLLRHAPLIASAED
- a CDS encoding transglycosylase SLT domain-containing protein, whose product is MPSVSGRGLTVQHTRGLLLLAGTPILTIALVLGGQSVLRRLHTPLTPSLSSTDLWTRYRWSINPSERREAALLLAARSTDAAERSQRLLANQGWGIDPLAAVTLKQQALNAAKLGRPSEAQKHWQGLLQRFPQSAASADARYDLGQAKPALHTELFRQQPGHPAALAAATETKKDSPKQAIAALHLARWGARWPGAATQLREACKRISGNGLNQDDRLTLVQALAALGDGRAAEACLQGTPTTPASALAIGQVLLRGTAEQQVRGKQHLLELAISNPDDPAALKAAALLSEPLRPDLALLDALPQALQQRSADVAAARVRLGVWANGDSANGDSANAMAVLQRWPNHPAVWQLQWDLAREALLKDQWTTAETLLNAIPSSDLPEPLAARQQFWLGFTLSKQDQTAQAQNIWEKLVKTHPRSYYTWRAEVRLGRGDLPDLNQASASRSADLGDSFPSHWEPLKSGDPFLDRLWRLGQTQEAWETWRNQQPPSDQPSNPGKKLVEGRLRVAVGDAWTGLSRLWRASLRLVNQTCEERQLLHRSQHPRLLSEVFETASQKETVRNELLMAIAKQESRFSPGVSSPVGAIGLLQLMPATAEELAGGALSQDQLREPTRNARLGARYLAQLLEQWQGNIVLAIASYNAGPGAASQWVTPALKNDPELWIEQIPYPETRLYTKKVLGNLWAYLGLGPDRCDS
- the trmB gene encoding tRNA (guanosine(46)-N7)-methyltransferase TrmB, encoding MRQHVNPLSRFFQLPLELPAPQQLFEHPHLPIHLDIGCARGFFLLELAALQPERNHLGVEIRLPLVQAAQRDRDRQQQHNLHFLFCNANISLEAWIGALPADQLQLVSIQFPDPWFKQRHRKRRVLQPALLLSIASGLHPGRHLFLQSDVLAVIEPMVALVELSNCFARPKDDQRPWRTDNPLPVATERERYVHEQGQPTYRVLFERTDAPLPALRDLEMAWQQVDNSKDAAPTPHG